The window TTTCCTGCCTCTGTTTAACGATAATTTTTAGGGGCTATATCACGCGTTATTGGATGATTATCTGGCTTTTAATGGTAGGTTTTTTCTTTTTAGCAGCCGCCGATAATATGATACTTCAAGCTTCCAGAATTGAGCGCTGGTTTATGTTTGTTGTCGCAATAGTTGGTGTAATTGCTGGTATAATCAACCTTTTGCAAAAACGCCATCATGAATTAAGAGAAAAATGGATTGCATATTCTATCGCTTTTATGGTGTTTCTGGAATTGTGCTCAATCGGATTAAATATTTTTGGTAGGTATAATGTTTCGAAAACCCTTGTTATAGGAGGATTTTTGAATGTTGTAGTTGCTATTCTTTTTCTTTGGGTGGTCCGTTTTATCAATGAAGGTTTGGTTTTGGCTTTTAATGTTTATACCGTTCAAGATAAAAAACTTTTCTACCTTAACTTTGGACGAGTAGGCGCACGAGCTCCATTTCTGCTTTATCTGCTCTTAATTTTAGGATGGGTAATCCTAATGGGGCATAATTTTCCATTATTTGAATACCTTTCTCAGCCATTACTTAATTTTTTAAGTAGAGATAGAACCATTGGAGATTATACTTTTAGTATCAATTCGCTCTTTCTCTTCTTCGCCATTATGTCCATTTCAGTTATCATCTCTAAAATTGTTTCATTTTTTACTTCTGATGAACACCTGGCGGTAAGTCAGGCAAAAGGTGCTAACAAACAGAGACTTGGCAGCTGGGTTTTACTGGTACGCATATTTATACTTTCTATAGGACTTTTTTTAGCGATTGCTGCAGCAGGTATTCCGATGGATAGAATTACCATAATTATTGGTGCACTTGGTGTAGGTATTGGTTTTGGGATGCAAACTTTGGTTAATAATTTAGTGAGCGGTTTAATTATTGCCTTCGAAAAACCTGTTAATGTTGGTGATATTGTTGATGTTGACGGGCAAGGTGGTACAATGAAATCTATTGGATTTCGGAGCAGCATTATTACCACTTGGGATGGAGCTGATCTTGTAATGCCAAATGGCGATTTACTAAATTCTCATTTAATGAACTGGACTTTAGCCGGAAACCGCAAAAGAGTTACCATCGTAATTGGAGTTGCTTATGATACAGAATTAGAGAAATGCAGACAAATACTAAAAGAAATACTTTCATCAGATGAAAAAATAGACAAATATCCGCAACCAGTAGTTCAGTTTGAGCAATTTGGAGCAAGTACAATTGACTTAAAAATATTTTTCTGGACAAAACATATGTCTGAAAATAATTCCACAAAAAGCGATTTGCTAATAAAAATCACAAGTGCTTTTAAAACGAATAATATTAAAATTCCTTTTCCACAACAAGATATCTACCTACATAAAAATGAAAATGATCCTATCTAATTAAGTTAATTATTTGAATACAGGTTGTAATACCCTATTTCAACTGCTTTAGATAAATCTATTTATTTTTAAGATTTAGTTCCATTTGAATATTGCAACGTTTATAAGGTGTTGGGTTTCCTATAATTTTCTGAAAACCCATTTTATGATAAAGACTAATAGCAGGTTTTAAAATGGTATTACTTTCTAAATAGATTTTAGAAGCCCCTAGTTCCTTAACAGTTTTAATAATTTCCTGACCCAACAACCAGCCTATATTTTTACCTTGTGCTTTTGGAGAAACGGCCATCTTAGCCATTTCATAATCGTATTTTTTGCCGTCCATTTTAATAAGTGCACAAACACCCAAAGGTTCGTCATTGTACAAAGCGACAAATATTTTTCCGCCTTTACTCAAAATATATTCCTCAGGATTATCCAATGCCTTATAATCAGCTTCCTCCATTTCAAAATAGTTTGAAATCCATTCCTCATTAAGTAATTTAAAAGCGGATTGATATTTTGGTTGATAAGCTATAATCCGGACATCCTTACTTTCCCGAAGCTTTTTCTGCTCCATCACCCTTTTTAATAAAGACTTTTGTTCCAATAAAAACTCCCATTCTGCCAATGCCTCCCATAAATTATGCGTTGCTTCGTTAATAATACCATTGATCGCCTTATCAATATCACTGTACTGAAGCTTTATTTTATCAGAAAGCTTTGTTCCCTTATCAGTTAATGCAACAACATTTTTTCGCTTGTCTTTTGAATTTAGGTTATCAATTACCAATCCTGCTATCGTCATTTCCTTTATTATTTTAGTAACTGAAGGTTGAGAATGCCCTATACTATTTGCAATTTCTGTAATGGTTTTTTCGCCTTCTTCAGCGAGAATAAAAAATACCGGAAACCACTTTGTAGAAAATTCAACGTTGTAAAGCTCATATATCTTAACAGCTTCATCCGTTATACTTGTTGCCATAAACCTTAGTCTACTCCCCAATGCCATTTTACCAGTCTTTTCAAAAATACTCATAATAACATACTTAATTATATAATCAGTTATGCAAATATATAAATTTTATTTTCCTGATCTTATTTTAGATAAAAAAATAAGATTAGTATTCAACAATCTATTTTTTCGCTATCGAACTCGCTAGAAACTGTATATTATTTTGATAAAATATTAAGCTGATCTTAATTTTTCAAAAAATAGAAACTTATTAGCTTTATTGTAGTTTAATCTATATATTTTTTTATCATAAGGGAGGCATGGCTAATAGCGATTGGTTTTACAAAAGCTTAGAATTTCAGAATTTTTTTCGAGGAGCATCAAGATCGCTTATTCTCAAAGCAGACTTTCCGCTATTTACTGTCGTAGCAGCAAGCGACCGTTACCTGGCGCTTACACATAAACAGCGTGAGGAAGTTTTAGGAAATGGACTTTTTGAAACTTATCCTGGTGCACATTCTGATCCCAATGAAAAGAACAGTGTTTTTAGTTCTTTTATGCGTGTGATTGAAAGTAAGGATACAGATGAACTTCCAATTTTTAAATACGAAATAAGCATTGGAGAAAGCGATAAAAAGGAGGCTCATTACTGGACAAATGTGAACGAACCAATCCTTGATGAGAATGGAAACGTAGCCTTTATCATTAATACCACCACTAATATTACCGATAGAGTGCGCCAAGAGCAAGCTCTGGAGGAAAGTGAGAATAGGTTTGAAGTAATGGCAGAAGGAACTGATGTAATGATTGCTGTAGGTGATGAAACCGGCGGAGCAGTATACTTCAATCATGCATGGGAGCTAGCTACAAGTCGGTCGAAAAGTGAATTGCTAGAATTTGGATGGGTCGATCTTATCCATCCTGATGATAGAGGCAAAGTGATGGAAATTTTTAATGCCGCGTTTGCAAAAAAAGATCCATGGTTATGGGAATTCCGCATGCCAGCCGGACCAAAAAAATATCGTTGGCTAATGGCTAGAGGCAGTCCGAGATTTACTCAGGATGGTACTTTTGCTGGGTATATCAGTTCTACAGTAGATATTACAGCACAAAAAGAACAACAGGAACACTTAGCAAAACTTAATGAAGATTTATATGTGATTAATGAAGAATTGACAGCCACAAATGAAGAGTTTATATATACGCAAACCGAACTTGTCGCTACCAATTCACAGTTGGCCACAAGTGAAAAACAACTTATCAATTCTAAAATAAAACTTGAAGAAAGCGAACATTTATTAACCTTGGCAATGCAATCTTCTGGCCTTGGTGTATGGAATGCCGACTTAAAAACAGGAGCGCTCACACTTTCTGATCGAGCAAGGGAAATACATGGTTTGCTTTTGGATAAAGAAATTACCCTTGAGGAATCTTTCGAGCTTATTGATCATCTAGACCGTGAAAATGTTAAAGACGCAATCAAGGCCGCAGTAAAATATAACGGGCATATTTTAATAGAATATAAAATCAATAATCTTGCATCCAAAACTAATAAATGGCTTAGGGTGAGCGGAATAGTTCAGAAGGATAATCATGGCACTCCAGTAAATATTTTAGGTACCATGCTTGATATTACGGAACAAAAACTTAACGAACAACGCAAGAATGATTTCATTAGCATGGTTAGCCATGAACTTAAAACGCCTCTTACTTCCATAAATGCTTATGTTCAGATATTAGAAAATACGGCAAATAAAAAAAATGATTTAGTTGCAACATCGCTTCTTGGAAAAGCGGCAAAGCAAGTTGGAAAAATGACTACATTAATTAATGGATTTCTTAATGTTTCAAGGTTAGAATCAGCAAAAATACATATTGAGCGGGTAAAATTTGATATGGCTACATTGATCGCCGAGGCAGAAGAAGATTCTCATGCTTCCATTACCAGTCATCAAATAATTTTTGCACCAGTAGAACAAACAATCGTTTTGGCAGATCGAGACAAAATTGGCCAAGTAATTAATAATTTAATAAATAATGCCGCAAAATATTCACCTAACGGAACCACTATAAATGTAGCCTGCGTTACAAAAGGTGAACTGGCTACGGTCAGCGTTAAAGATCAAGGATATGGAATCAGTGCAGAAAACCTGCCTAAACTTTTTGAACGCTATTATCGAGTTGAAAGCGGCCTTCAAGGCATTTCTGGCTTTGGCATTGGTCTTTACCTTTGCTATGAAATTGTTAAGAGGCACGATGGAGACATTTGGGCAGAAAGCATCGTGGGTGAAGGAAGCACTTTCTATTTTACCTTACCCTTGTCTAAAATTTAACTGTAACTCATTTTATCATAATGTCAAAAAATATAGTCGTTTTGGAAGATGATGAGGGAATACGGGATGTGCTCGAAATTCTATTATTAAGCGAAGGACACGAGGTTAATGCTTTTGCAGATATTAGCAGCTTCGTTGCCAATAAACCTAAAGATGCAGACCTTTTTCTTTTGGATGTAATGTTACCGGATGGTAATGGAATATTGGTATGCAATGATCTTAAAAAAACTCAAAAAACAGCAAACATTCCTGTGTTAATGATGAGCGCACACGCTGACTTTTCGGCGTTGTCTTTAAACTGCAAGGCCGACGGTTTCATTACCAAGCCGTTTGATATTAATCATTTTCTTGATTTGGTAAATGAGCATTTAAAAGAAGGATAAATTTTTATTTAATTGTTTACCTGTTTAAATTTTCGAACACAACCTTCTCTTTTACTCGAATCATTTTGTTCAGATTAACTTATGCAAGTTACTCAATTCATACATTTTTCGCCCAGACAAATAACAAGAAATATTAACCTGAGAATCAGACAAAAAAATTAATATAACATATATTTTTTCTGTCATTTTCAATGGGCGCCAATGTAATTGTGTAATTCTAAAATTGGTTTTATACTTATATTTGGCTCATAAGTATGAAATTCCCCAATATAATTAAGAAAGCATTAGTTTTTGAAAAACTAATCGCTATAACACTTCTGATTTTTTGTATGTCAGTTCCGGCTACATCTCAGACTGCTAAATCAGTAATTCAAGTTAAGGTTAATGAAGGTACGCTTGAAGGACAAATTCTAAAAAGTGGTATTCAACATTTTATGGGTATTCCCTATGCAAAACCGCCAGTTGGTAATTTAAGGTGGAAAGCACCGCAGCAATTGACAAAATGGAATGGTGTAAGAAAAGCAGTAAAGTTTGGACCTAGACCTATCCAGAAATCTGGTTTACTTTATGAATTTAGGTCTGACAATATGAGTGAAGATTGTTTATACCTAAATATTTGGGCAGCAAATAATTCATCACAAAAACCTAAACCTGTTTATGTTTTTATACATGGCGGTTCTTTTATACACGGTGATGGCTCTCAACCGGCCTATGACGGAGAAAGTATGGCCAAACAAGGCATAATTTATGTTACCATAAACTATAGATTAGGTGTTTTTGGTTTTTTGGCGCATCCTGATTTAAGTAGAGAATCTCAAATTGGTGCCTCAGGAAACTATGGACTCTTGGATCAGGTTGCGGCGCTAAAATGGATAAAGGCAAATATTGCTGCATTTGGTGGAGATCCTGATAAAATAACACTTGGCGGTGAATCGGTTGGCGCACAATCTGTAAGTGCACATATGGCATCTCCATTATCAAAAGGATTATTTTCGGCTGCCATTGCCGAAAGTAGCTCACTTTTAGATACAAGAAAACTTATATATTCAAAAGCATTTGCCGAAAATTTAGGTTTGGATTTCTCAAAAATAACAAAAACAAGTTCACTAGCTCAATTGCGTTCGCTAAATGCAAAACAGTTATTGAAATTGGCTTCTAAAGGTGATCCAAGAAGATTTAAACCCAGTATTGATGGTTACTTTTTAAATGAATTTCCTTTGGAAGTATTTGAAAATGGCAGACAGGCAAAAGTTCCACTAATTGTTGGATGGAACGCTGATGAAGTGCCTGCAATGGCTTTTTATAGATTGAAAAAAGCGAATCCAAAGAATTTTCAAAAGAAAGTACAAAGAATTTATGGAGACAATGCTAAAGAGCTGTTAACCTATTATCCGGTTACGACAAAAAAAGAAGCACGACTTGCGGGAGCAAAATTGGCTAGTGATTGGCTCATCAATTATGGGTCGTGGCAGCTTGCCGAACAACATACAAAAAATAGTGATGTGTCAGTTTACAGGTATTTATTTACGCAGCCACACCCTGGCTTAACACCAAAGGCAATTAAGAGCGGAACTTTCTTTCAGGTATTGCTAAAAAAACTTATTAACAAAACCATTACGGGCTCCGCTTTTCATGCAGCGGAAATTGAATATGCTTTGGGTAATTTAGATGTTCAGCAGAACTATGCATGGAAAGATGACGACTACAAAGTTTCGAAACAGATGCAAGGCTACTTTGTTAATTTCATCAAAACACAGAACCCAAATGGATTGACGGAAACCGATTTACTTAACTGGCCGAAGGTAGAAAATGGAAAGCCTGTAAAATTTATGCGATTAGGCACAGAAAGTAGAGTGGAAACAGAATTAGATACGAACCGAACTCGATTCCTTCTCCTTCGAAAAATTGGAATCGCTGATTAAAATATATGATTCATTTATTATTAAAGCGTAAAAGTAAAAGGCTATACTAGCAAAAAAATAATTTTTATTATGTTATTTTCCAATCGTATTTCTTACTTTATTTTAGAAAACGCTAAGGTTTGTGATTTTGTGTAAGCGTAAGATATCTCTCGATCATCCTATTATATTATCAACTTAGTCACTAAACCATTTGAAGTCGAGATTGTTAAGTAAGTATATAATTGAAACTTTACTAACCGAAACAATATGAGAACTAGACTTTATATTTCTTTGTTATTTGGCAGTTTAATTTTAATGTCGAGCTGCTCAAAAAAAGGGGTCGAGGAAGATGCAACAGAGCCCGCTCCAACCAATCCTAGTACAGGTCAAAGCGTTGAAACAAGTCCTGCAAATACTGTCTATAAACCTGCTTTTATAGGTCAGACAAGAATTAACTCGGTAAAAACCACCACTCCTATTGTATTTTCGGCAATAGCAACTACTCTATCTTCACCTTGGGGCATAACAAGTATGCCCGACGGCCGCTTATTGATTACTGAAAAGGCTGGTACGATGCGTATTGCAAATGTAAATGGGACACTTAGCAGTCAAATAACAGGAATACCCGCCGTAAATTCTTCAGGCCAAGGCGGCTTACTGGGTCTTTGCATAGATCCACAATTTGCAACTAATAGAATGGTTTATTGGGTCTTTTCAGAGAATTCTGTCGGCGGAACACAAAGTTCGGTGGCTAAAGGCAGACTTGCAAATAATGAGCGAACTATAGAAAATGCTACAGTAATTTTTCGGGCAAATCCAACATTTAATAGCACATTACATTATGGAGGACGAATTTTATTTGACCGCACTGGGAATTTAGTGGTCAGTACAGGTGAAAGATCTGATCTTGCAAGCAGACCTTTGGCCCAATCCGTTGGTGCAGCCTTGGGTAAAATTGTGCGTATTACCACCAGCGGGCAGGCAGCTTCTGGAAACCCAGTTTTTTCGCAGGCTAATGCATTGCCTGAGCTTTATAGCATTGGGCATAGAAATCCACAGGGCTTGGCACTTCATCCCATAACGGGAGATTTTTGGCAAAGCGAACATGGCCCTCGTGGAGGCGATGAATTAAATCGTATTCAGGCAGGTGCAAACTATGGTTGGCCAACCATAACGTATGGAATTGAATATAGTGGAGAGCGTGTAGGTGCTGGAATTCAGCAACAAAGCGGGTTAGAACAACCTGTATACTATTGGGATCCCGTAATTTCACCTAGTGGAATGACATTTTATAAGGGCAATCAAATCTCGGAATGGCAAAATAATTTGTTCATATGTTCACTAAGTGCAACTCATATTGCAAGGCTAGTTATCGAAAACAATAAAGTTGTTGGAGAAGAAAAGCTATTAGCTACTGAAAATCAACGCTTTAGAGATATTACTCAAGGAATTGATAATGCCTTATATGCCATTACAGATGGAGGAAAATTATATCGTATTGATAAACAATAGTACAAACGCCATGAAGTGGACACTTCTCCAATCGAAGTTCGAGATGAGAAAATTACATTAAAAAAAATTAAACAGGTTTAACATTATCGATAACATATGAGGTAATTCGCGATATTTTATCATTTGAAAAATGATAGATATCGCAAGATGTACCATGGTACGGTTTTCCGTTTGGTGCCTCTCCTGTACATGTACATTCAACACAGGCACTATTACCTTCTATTATAATTGTACCAAATTCAAAATCCATTCTCGCTGGCATATTTTCTCCAGGATCCATATTGCTTATTTCATCTTTGCCGCGAAGCGTACTATGTCTTGTTGAGGAGCTATGCATATCCCAAACAATGTCATCTGAAAGAATTTGTATAAATTCTTCCATTTTATTTTCTTTGAAGATCTGGTTGACCTTTTCTATAAGTTCCTTAGTAGTAGCCATTAACCATAAACATTTCTAAAATAAAATAGTTTTAATTTGAAAAGGTGTTTGACATAAGTATTTAAAATTGATTTCTTATTTATACAATGGCGTAACTAATTTGATTAGTTTAGGATTATTTGGATTTCGTTATAATTTGATTAAAACCAATAATATGAGTAGCTTCTCCATTGGCATTGTATACAGGTTTACCAAAAGCACGAATCCAATGAATTGATCCGTCTCTCCATTGTACTTCATATTCTGCCTCGTAAAGTCCTTTAGTCTTAATTGCCTGCTGAACCATTCTCTTAATTTTCATTTCATACTTTGGTAATATCGCATGGAATAAATCTGAATAATTAAAATCTTCTTCGCTTAGAAATCCATAATTATTCTTCATCTGATTGTTTGAAGTCATCTTACCGGTTTCAAAATTTACGACAGTGTATCCAATCCTGGTGGCCTCAAGCGCATTCAATAATACTAAATTGGCTTCTTGAGTAAGTTGTTTTGAAATAATCTGATCAGTAACGTCGGTAAGGATGAACATAATATTGTCTGGTTCATCGCCCATTCTTCCCACGGGCTGCAATGATATGTTTACATAAATTCCCCTTGAACCATCCGCTTGATTTAACATCAATTTTAAACCTGTTGCGTGGTAGGGAATTTTATTTTGGTGGACGTCTCGAATAATACTTTTTAAATCAACATCATCAGTTCCTGAGAAAAGGGTATCTAATTTACTACCTATCAGGAAATCATTTGTACCAAAGGTTTGTATAAATGCTTCATTTGCCTGCCAAATAGTATTGCTTTCACTTGAGCATATACCCATTGGCATAGGGGTTTGCTTAAAAATCATTTCAAAGCTATCCAATACTTCCTCCAAAACATTGTTGGCTTCGGCAATGTGCGCTTGAAAATCTATCAAATTGGAGTTTTGTGCGCTTATTTCTTTGTTAACAGATAATATTTTCTGATTATCTATTTTAAGCGTTTCATCATTTAGGGCATTAAGCCTAAGTTCCACCCTATCCATTGTAACCTCTGCAAGCCCAATCAAAATTTCCTGCTTTTTCCCGTCAAATTCTGATGGTTGATAATCCATTATACATATGGTTCCGATTTTATGCCCATCTGATGTAACCAAGGGAGCGCCTGCATAAAACCTTATTCCAAACTCATTGCCAACAAATTTAGGAATCTGGTGAACATCTTCTACAACAGTAACGCCATCAGATTGGAGGGTCTGATCACAGATGCTATATTTTCGTGGCTCAGAGGTTTCATTTCCAAAGCCAACGTTTGCTTTAAAGCAAACAGTTTGTTCATCAATGAAAGTAATCAAAGAAATAGGCACACCAAATATACCGCAGGTAAGTTTCGCCAGGTCATCAAAAGCTTTTTCAGTTTGAGTATTTGCAATTTTATAGCGTTTCAGCGCTGCAAGCCTGTCTGTCTCAATAGAAGAAAAGTTATTAAGTTGGTAGGAATTGATCATCAATTAAATTATATTTTCCCAAATAATAAAGGATAAATATAATCATCTGTTCGAATTAGTTTAGTATGATCATATTCCAGTTCGGAATATATTTTAAAATTACGCTTGATGCATGCACTCTATTGTAATCAAAGTTGCCATTCTCCAACCTAATTTTTAGCTACGCTTAGTCTAACGCAGTTAATGTTAGTTTAATTATATTTCCGAAGTTAGCAGCGTCTGAATTGGATTTAGCAGTAACCTGCATTCCTTTTACCGCATTAAAGATAAATTTCGCCAGAACCAATGCGTCTTGGGTATTTTTTATTTCTCCACTTTCCTGACCTTTTTCAATAACTTGAAAAAAAGCGGTTTCCATTTGTTTTTCATTCTGGCAAACCAATTTACTTACTTCCTGATCGTGTGGCGCAACCTCAACTTCGGCATTTACCATAAAACAGCCTTTCTGTTGTTTATCGCCAACTAGATCTTTGGTAGCAAGTTCCATCAACTTGAATATGGTTTCCTTTGGTGAAACCGATTGATTTATAATCTCGTTAATTTTTGCGTTTCCAGCTTTTTGATAAGTTTCTAATGCTTTTAAGAAAAGAGTGTGTTTATCAATGTAGGTATCGTACAAACTCGAGCGACTAATACCCAAGGCGTTTACCAAATCCTGCATAGACGTAGCATTATAACCCTTTAGCCAAAACAGTTGGATTGCTTTGGTTAGCACCTCATTCTCATCAAAATCTTTCGTTCTTGCCATAACCAGAATAGCTTTGCTGTATTAAGCAAAGCTATTCATTTTAAATTAAATCTTGTTAAACGATGGTCATTACCTTACGCCACCACTTGCAATCAGGATTTCGCCGGTTAACCAACGTGAATCTTCCGATGCAAGAAATACTGCAATATCAGCAATATCATCTGGATTACCGCCGCGACCCAATGGCGTAGAAGCAATGGCTTCTTTCTGAAAATCGCTACCAATAAATCCAGCAGTATGTGTTCCCTCAGTTTCTACCATACCTGGATTAATTGAGTTTACACGGATATTTTTGCCACCAAGTTCTTTAGCTAATACATGAGTAATGGAGTCAACCGCACCTTTAGTTGCGGTGTAAATCGAACTTGCTACTGGTGTTATGGCAGTTACCGCCGATCCAATATTAATGATGCTTCCGCCAGCAGTATTAAAATGCTTTAATGCACCTTGTGTACTCAATAATAAACCAAGTACATTAGTGTCAAATTGGTGATGAAAGTCTTCTGCCGTAATTTCTTCAATGGCACCAAATTGATATACGCCTGCATTGTTTACCAAAATATCAACAGGACCAAAAGTGGTATTTGTTTCTTCAAATAATCGGGCTAAATCCGTTGCACTTGTTACAT is drawn from Pedobacter mucosus and contains these coding sequences:
- a CDS encoding TetR/AcrR family transcriptional regulator, with translation MARTKDFDENEVLTKAIQLFWLKGYNATSMQDLVNALGISRSSLYDTYIDKHTLFLKALETYQKAGNAKINEIINQSVSPKETIFKLMELATKDLVGDKQQKGCFMVNAEVEVAPHDQEVSKLVCQNEKQMETAFFQVIEKGQESGEIKNTQDALVLAKFIFNAVKGMQVTAKSNSDAANFGNIIKLTLTALD
- a CDS encoding glucose 1-dehydrogenase, which translates into the protein MKKLVNKIAVITGASKGIGAGIAKRLAAAGASVVVNYASAKAGADQVVEEITAAGGKAVAIQGNVTSATDLARLFEETNTTFGPVDILVNNAGVYQFGAIEEITAEDFHHQFDTNVLGLLLSTQGALKHFNTAGGSIINIGSAVTAITPVASSIYTATKGAVDSITHVLAKELGGKNIRVNSINPGMVETEGTHTAGFIGSDFQKEAIASTPLGRGGNPDDIADIAVFLASEDSRWLTGEILIASGGVR